Proteins encoded together in one Kutzneria kofuensis window:
- a CDS encoding molybdopterin oxidoreductase family protein, whose translation MPVDARVEVDTHCPYCALQCGMVVRDERAEATVAPREFPTNRGGLCQKGWTSASLLTTPGRLTTPLLRERRGAPLRPVGWAEALDHVALRLRELRERLGPDAVGVFGGGGLTNEKAYLLGKFARLALGTSKIDYNGRFCMSSAAAAGIKAFGVDRGLPFPVADLAEADAILLVGANVAETMPPFMRHVRPAADKGGLIVVDPRRTPTAEAAALHLQPAPGTDLALALGMLHAVVADGLLDHRYIAERTTGFDEVWRIAAAWWPERVERVTGVPAADQRAAVALLGQARNAYVLTARGTEQHASGVATVSAWINLCLALGLCGRSGSGFGCLTGQGNGQGGREHGQKADQLPGYRKIDDPAARAHVAGVWGVSVDELPGPGPSAYELLDSLGTPDGPKALLVFGSNLAVSAPRAGHVAERLESLELLVTADFVLSETAAVADVVFPVTQWAEEDGTMTNLEGRILLRSRAVTPPIGVRSDLDVLQGLAIRLGQPTHRFPTDAATVFAELGRASAGGPADYSGISYDRLRAGEALHWPVPAADHPGTPRLFLNGFGHPDGLARFQVVDHVGPAEPPDPEFPLHATTGRVLQHYQSGAQTRRVPELTEASPEAFVEVHPDTAQRFDVHDGQWATVTSRRGSVRARVRCVQTIRPDTVFLPFHFPGAQRANLLTNPALDPTSRMPEFKVCAVRLGAA comes from the coding sequence ATGCCTGTCGACGCCCGCGTCGAGGTCGACACCCACTGCCCGTACTGCGCGCTGCAGTGCGGCATGGTCGTCCGCGACGAGCGTGCCGAGGCGACCGTCGCGCCGCGTGAGTTCCCGACCAACCGGGGCGGCCTGTGCCAGAAGGGCTGGACGTCGGCAAGTCTGCTGACCACGCCGGGCCGGCTCACCACGCCGCTGCTGCGCGAGCGCCGGGGAGCGCCGCTGCGGCCGGTCGGCTGGGCCGAGGCGCTCGACCACGTGGCGCTGCGCCTGCGCGAACTCCGGGAGCGGCTCGGCCCGGACGCGGTCGGCGTGTTCGGCGGCGGCGGGCTGACCAACGAGAAGGCCTACCTGCTCGGCAAGTTCGCCCGGCTGGCGCTGGGCACGTCGAAGATCGACTACAACGGCCGGTTCTGCATGTCGTCGGCGGCGGCCGCCGGCATCAAGGCGTTCGGTGTCGACCGCGGGCTGCCGTTCCCCGTCGCCGACCTGGCCGAGGCGGACGCGATCCTGCTGGTCGGCGCCAATGTCGCCGAGACGATGCCGCCGTTCATGCGGCACGTCCGGCCGGCCGCCGACAAGGGCGGCCTGATCGTCGTGGACCCGCGGCGCACCCCGACCGCCGAGGCCGCCGCGCTGCACCTACAGCCCGCGCCGGGCACGGATCTCGCGCTGGCGCTGGGCATGCTGCACGCCGTCGTCGCCGACGGGCTGCTCGACCACCGCTACATCGCCGAGCGCACAACCGGTTTCGACGAGGTGTGGCGGATCGCCGCCGCCTGGTGGCCGGAGCGCGTGGAGCGGGTCACCGGTGTGCCGGCCGCCGACCAGCGGGCCGCCGTCGCGCTGCTCGGCCAGGCACGCAACGCCTACGTGCTCACGGCACGCGGTACCGAGCAGCACGCCAGCGGCGTCGCGACCGTGTCCGCGTGGATCAACCTGTGCCTCGCGCTGGGTCTGTGCGGGCGGTCCGGCTCGGGTTTCGGCTGCCTGACCGGCCAGGGCAACGGGCAGGGCGGCCGTGAACACGGGCAGAAGGCTGATCAGCTGCCCGGCTATCGCAAGATCGACGATCCGGCGGCGCGGGCGCATGTCGCCGGCGTCTGGGGCGTCTCTGTCGACGAGCTGCCCGGGCCGGGGCCGTCCGCGTACGAACTGCTCGACTCGCTGGGCACCCCCGACGGCCCGAAGGCACTCCTGGTGTTCGGCAGCAACCTCGCGGTGTCCGCACCGCGTGCCGGGCACGTCGCCGAGCGGCTGGAATCCCTCGAACTGCTGGTCACCGCCGACTTCGTGCTGTCCGAAACCGCCGCGGTCGCCGATGTCGTCTTCCCGGTCACGCAGTGGGCCGAGGAGGACGGCACCATGACGAACCTGGAGGGCCGCATCCTGCTGCGCAGCCGGGCGGTCACGCCGCCGATCGGCGTGCGCAGCGACCTGGACGTGTTGCAGGGGCTGGCGATCCGACTCGGCCAGCCGACGCATCGGTTTCCCACCGATGCCGCGACGGTGTTCGCCGAGCTCGGCCGCGCCTCGGCCGGCGGCCCCGCCGACTACTCCGGCATCAGCTACGACCGGCTGCGCGCCGGCGAGGCCCTGCACTGGCCGGTGCCGGCCGCCGATCATCCCGGTACTCCAAGGCTGTTCCTAAACGGCTTCGGGCATCCCGACGGGCTGGCCCGGTTCCAGGTCGTCGACCACGTCGGCCCGGCCGAGCCGCCGGATCCGGAATTCCCGTTGCACGCCACCACCGGACGGGTGCTCCAGCACTACCAGTCCGGTGCCCAGACCCGGCGCGTGCCGGAGTTGACGGAGGCCAGCCCCGAGGCGTTCGTCGAGGTGCACCCCGACACAGCTCAGCGTTTCGACGTCCACGATGGACAGTGGGCCACGGTGACGTCCCGGCGAGGCAGCGTGCGTGCCCGCGTCCGCTGCGTCCAGACCATCCGGCCGGACACCGTGTTCCTGCCGTTCCACTTCCCCGGTGCGCAGCGCGCCAACCTGCTCACCAACCCGGCGCTGGACCCGACCAGCCGAATGCCGGAGTTCAAGGTGTGCGCCGTGCGGTTGGGGGCGGCATGA
- a CDS encoding FAD-dependent oxidoreductase has translation MRITIIGYGMAGARLADNLRGSGASITVIGAEKHPAYNRILLSNVVAGSMTPDDVLLHSPEWARDNGIALRLGVAATSIHPADHSVVLSDGSTVDYDALVLATGSNPWIPPTDGLLEPDGRPAQGVVAFRNLEDCHQIVGMAKDFAPVAVLGGGLLGLEAARGLAGRGCPVTVVHPVGHLMERQLDPAGGHVLARVLRPKGIEFRLGQLATKYLPGKGLLLDDGSMVAADLVVVSAGARPETALAEAAGLAVDRGVVVDDRLRASAPDVYAIGDCATHPGTVGGLVQPAWDQAAVLARLLTGADARYRGTPVVTRLKTRDVDLASMGEVHVEPHTSDAEVVRLEDPSRGRYTKIVLRDDRVTGAIVLGAPDVAAAVTQLHDRGTPAPADRMALLLGRAMPSGGEVDPATLPASTLICRCNTVDKGRLVGAWRAGARSFDALVSTTMAGTGCGGCRDTVCALSRWLAEQDPVTEPEKLGCHTT, from the coding sequence ATGAGGATCACGATCATCGGCTACGGCATGGCGGGCGCCCGCCTGGCCGACAACCTGCGCGGCTCCGGCGCGTCGATCACGGTGATCGGCGCGGAGAAACACCCCGCCTACAACCGGATCCTGCTGTCCAACGTCGTCGCCGGCTCGATGACCCCGGACGACGTGCTGCTGCACTCGCCGGAGTGGGCCCGGGACAACGGGATAGCCCTCCGGCTCGGCGTCGCCGCCACATCGATCCACCCGGCCGACCACAGCGTCGTTCTCAGTGACGGCTCCACAGTGGACTATGACGCGCTGGTGCTGGCCACCGGCAGCAATCCGTGGATTCCGCCGACGGACGGCCTGCTGGAGCCGGACGGCAGGCCGGCGCAGGGCGTCGTCGCCTTCCGTAACCTCGAAGACTGCCACCAGATCGTCGGTATGGCCAAGGACTTCGCCCCGGTCGCCGTGCTCGGCGGCGGGTTGCTCGGTCTGGAGGCCGCCCGCGGGCTGGCCGGCCGCGGCTGCCCGGTGACCGTGGTGCATCCCGTCGGCCATCTGATGGAACGCCAACTCGACCCGGCCGGCGGACACGTGCTGGCCCGCGTGCTCCGGCCGAAGGGCATCGAGTTCCGGCTCGGCCAGCTGGCCACGAAGTACCTGCCGGGCAAGGGACTCCTGCTCGACGACGGCTCGATGGTCGCCGCCGACCTGGTGGTGGTGTCCGCCGGCGCACGCCCGGAGACCGCCCTGGCCGAGGCCGCCGGGCTGGCCGTGGACCGCGGCGTCGTCGTCGACGACCGGCTCCGGGCCAGCGCGCCGGACGTGTACGCGATCGGCGACTGCGCAACGCATCCCGGCACCGTCGGTGGCCTCGTGCAGCCGGCCTGGGACCAGGCCGCCGTGCTGGCCCGACTGCTCACCGGCGCGGACGCCCGCTATCGGGGCACGCCGGTGGTGACCAGGCTCAAGACCCGCGACGTGGACCTGGCCTCGATGGGCGAGGTGCACGTGGAGCCGCACACCTCCGACGCGGAAGTGGTCCGGCTGGAGGATCCCAGCCGCGGCCGCTACACCAAGATCGTGCTGCGTGACGACCGGGTCACGGGCGCGATCGTGTTGGGGGCGCCCGATGTGGCCGCCGCCGTCACGCAGCTGCACGACCGGGGCACACCCGCCCCCGCCGACCGAATGGCGCTGCTGCTGGGCCGCGCCATGCCCTCGGGCGGCGAAGTGGACCCGGCGACCCTGCCGGCGTCGACGCTGATCTGCCGCTGCAACACCGTCGACAAGGGCCGGCTGGTCGGTGCGTGGCGCGCCGGCGCCCGGTCGTTCGACGCCCTGGTCAGCACCACCATGGCCGGCACCGGCTGCGGTGGCTGCCGGGACACCGTGTGCGCGCTGTCCCGCTGGCTGGCCGAGCAGGACCCCGTCACCGAACCCGAGAAGTTGGGCTGCCACACGACATGA